From one Nitrosococcus halophilus Nc 4 genomic stretch:
- a CDS encoding sensor histidine kinase: MEKQSTHKPESISSETPSTTGKYGYFRHWLKSSLLFRLNAGLMASLLVVLDLQLAATEVYANYLMENYVKNRLIQDSESLLAALSIAPDGVATLDKGHLPPHFLRPFSGHYYRITITDPLGSIDQPNDPPLSLYSRSLWDTDLSLPSVVVGESLHWRIPGPEDQDLLTLVTGYSKQKHRIVIAVAEDLSPLHADVQSFQVHFTVIFLAGMALLIGLQTWLVRASTRTLAQTRNDIVRLERGEIEHINEDVPSEIAPLVQEVNRLLRILRQRLKRSRNALGNLAHALKTPLTQLTQLTDDPNLSNHPALQERFQHHIHTLRFLIERELKRARLAGGGLTLQPMDVAEASRDLIPVFQALYRDKGVTIDSRLPSSVLFKGDREDLLELLGNLLDNACKWAHSQIRLGVMNANTSTLTLIIEDDGPGCTSETLEHLTQRGLRLDEATPGHGLGLSIVKDIVTSYGGAIDFALSSDLGGLKVTIQLPNDFKSAALK; the protein is encoded by the coding sequence TTGGAGAAACAGAGCACTCATAAACCAGAGAGTATTTCCTCGGAAACCCCATCCACCACAGGGAAATATGGCTATTTCCGGCATTGGCTGAAAAGTTCCTTGCTGTTCCGACTCAATGCCGGACTAATGGCAAGCTTGCTGGTCGTTCTTGACCTGCAGTTAGCGGCGACCGAAGTTTACGCTAATTATTTAATGGAAAATTATGTCAAGAACCGCCTAATACAGGACAGCGAAAGCTTGCTTGCAGCGCTTTCAATTGCTCCGGATGGAGTCGCGACCTTAGATAAGGGGCATCTCCCACCGCATTTTTTGCGGCCATTTTCAGGCCATTATTACCGGATCACCATCACCGACCCTCTGGGCAGCATAGATCAACCGAATGACCCTCCTCTATCTTTATATTCCCGCTCTCTCTGGGATACGGATCTAAGTTTACCCTCCGTTGTGGTTGGCGAGTCCCTTCACTGGCGGATTCCTGGGCCCGAAGACCAGGATCTGCTGACCTTGGTAACCGGCTACTCTAAACAGAAGCATCGAATTGTCATCGCAGTAGCCGAGGATCTCTCTCCCCTTCACGCCGATGTGCAGTCCTTTCAAGTTCACTTTACCGTTATTTTTCTAGCGGGAATGGCGCTCCTGATCGGATTGCAGACCTGGTTGGTACGTGCCAGTACGCGCACCCTCGCCCAAACCCGAAACGATATTGTTCGGCTGGAGCGGGGGGAAATTGAACATATTAATGAAGATGTCCCCTCTGAAATCGCCCCCCTCGTACAAGAAGTCAACCGCCTGCTGCGCATCCTGCGCCAGCGATTAAAACGCTCCCGAAATGCCTTGGGGAATCTTGCCCACGCCCTCAAAACCCCACTGACCCAGTTGACACAACTGACTGACGATCCCAACCTCAGCAACCACCCTGCTCTGCAAGAGCGTTTCCAGCATCACATTCACACCCTAAGGTTTCTGATAGAGCGAGAGCTCAAGCGGGCTCGCCTTGCCGGTGGTGGTCTAACCCTACAACCAATGGATGTAGCCGAAGCAAGCCGAGACTTGATACCCGTCTTCCAAGCCCTTTACCGGGACAAAGGGGTGACCATCGATTCCCGATTGCCATCTTCAGTGCTTTTCAAAGGCGATCGGGAAGATCTGTTAGAGCTCTTAGGCAACCTGTTAGATAATGCTTGCAAGTGGGCCCATAGCCAAATTCGTCTAGGTGTCATGAATGCAAACACCTCAACCCTCACCCTAATCATTGAAGACGACGGTCCAGGTTGTACTTCAGAAACATTGGAGCACCTCACTCAGCGAGGACTGCGCTTGGACGAGGCAACCCCCGGCCATGGCCTAGGGCTTTCTATTGTGAAAGATATCGTCACCTCCTATGGAGGAGCCATTGATTTTGCCTTATCTTCCGATCTTGGCGGCCTTAAAGTTACTATCCAACTTCCCAATGATTTTAAATCAGCTGCTCTAAAGTAG
- a CDS encoding response regulator transcription factor → MRVLLVEDDRELQKRLHRELTQQGFVVDTADNGVDAEFLGFEEPYEAVILDLGLPQRSGLDVLRHWRDHDNRVPVLILTARDAWHEKVEGFKCGADDYLSKPFHTEELLARLQALIRRSQNRPHQSQLTSHSLTLDEERQCVHKDGHLIELTGTEFRLLRYFMLHPGRILSKSRLTEQVYALDADKDSNVMEVYVNRLRKKVGSDLIKTRRGQGYIFGETEHS, encoded by the coding sequence ATGCGGGTATTGCTAGTCGAAGACGATAGGGAACTGCAAAAACGCTTGCATCGGGAACTGACCCAGCAAGGCTTTGTGGTGGATACGGCGGATAATGGGGTTGATGCGGAATTTCTCGGCTTCGAGGAACCCTACGAGGCGGTGATACTTGATTTGGGACTGCCCCAGCGCTCCGGCTTGGATGTCCTTCGCCACTGGCGCGACCATGATAACCGGGTCCCTGTATTAATATTAACCGCACGGGATGCCTGGCATGAAAAAGTGGAGGGTTTTAAGTGCGGAGCTGATGACTATCTTAGTAAACCCTTCCATACTGAAGAGCTACTTGCCCGCCTTCAAGCGCTCATCCGACGCAGCCAAAATCGCCCTCATCAATCCCAGTTGACCAGCCACAGCTTGACGCTGGATGAAGAGCGCCAGTGTGTCCATAAAGACGGCCACCTCATTGAGCTCACTGGCACGGAATTTCGCCTCCTGCGCTATTTTATGCTGCATCCCGGGCGTATCCTTTCCAAGAGTCGACTGACCGAGCAAGTTTATGCCTTGGATGCGGATAAAGACAGTAATGTCATGGAAGTCTACGTCAACCGATTACGCAAAAAAGTGGGCAGCGACCTCATTAAGACTCGACGAGGCCAAGGCTATATCTTTGGAGAAACAGAGCACTCATAA
- a CDS encoding PepSY domain-containing protein, with product MIKYLKNRLLLVSGILLLGTLNNSLAENESDQDRARQLRENEDILPLERILEQAKTQHRGRLIEAELDQEENRWIYGVEILDENGIVWDMDYDATTGTLLETDQEK from the coding sequence ATGATTAAGTATTTGAAAAATAGACTTTTATTGGTATCAGGAATCCTACTCCTAGGGACTCTCAATAACAGCCTGGCCGAGAATGAAAGTGACCAGGACCGTGCCCGCCAGCTTAGAGAAAATGAGGACATTCTGCCGCTAGAACGAATCCTAGAGCAAGCCAAAACGCAACACCGGGGACGCCTTATTGAAGCGGAGCTGGATCAAGAGGAAAATCGCTGGATCTATGGTGTAGAAATTCTGGATGAAAACGGTATAGTCTGGGATATGGACTACGATGCCACCACAGGCACGTTGCTTGAGACCGACCAGGAAAAATAA
- a CDS encoding cation diffusion facilitator family transporter, producing MAETVVAHHDSTRMMRQATYAAVAVAMVLVVIKLGAYWVTGSVAMLSTLIDSVLDVAASFINLLAVRAALTPADREHRFGHGKAEPLAGLGQAAFITGSALFLAVESIRLLWAPQPVTNGALGIGVMGVSILLTLALVYYQRIVIRKTGSLAISADSLHYTGDVLVNLGVIVALGLSTFWGWSLADPLFALAIAAYILRNAWQIIFHSLNQLMDRELPEEERAQITQLALSHPEVLDFHDLRTRAAGQDLFIQFHLGVEGQLSLQRAHQIGKEVEAKVLNIFPQAEIIIHHDPMDKNEEDSGGRINF from the coding sequence ATGGCAGAAACCGTTGTTGCACACCATGACAGCACCCGGATGATGCGGCAGGCCACCTATGCCGCCGTAGCGGTGGCGATGGTGCTCGTTGTGATTAAGTTAGGGGCCTACTGGGTGACAGGTTCCGTCGCCATGCTCTCTACTTTGATTGATTCTGTGCTAGATGTAGCGGCTTCATTTATCAATTTACTGGCGGTGCGTGCGGCACTGACACCCGCTGATCGGGAGCATCGTTTCGGTCATGGCAAGGCTGAACCCTTGGCCGGGTTAGGTCAGGCAGCCTTTATCACGGGATCTGCTCTTTTTCTAGCCGTGGAATCCATCAGGTTGCTATGGGCGCCGCAGCCGGTGACAAACGGTGCCCTGGGTATCGGCGTAATGGGGGTATCCATCCTCCTGACGCTGGCTTTAGTCTATTATCAGCGCATCGTCATACGTAAGACCGGTTCCCTGGCTATTAGTGCCGATTCGCTCCATTACACAGGGGATGTGCTCGTCAATCTAGGGGTCATTGTGGCCTTGGGATTAAGCACCTTCTGGGGCTGGTCTCTCGCCGATCCTTTATTTGCGTTAGCTATTGCGGCCTATATTCTGCGGAATGCTTGGCAAATTATTTTCCACTCCCTGAATCAGCTCATGGACCGGGAGCTCCCGGAAGAAGAGCGAGCGCAGATTACCCAACTGGCCTTATCCCATCCTGAAGTGCTTGACTTCCATGATCTCCGGACTCGGGCCGCTGGTCAGGATTTATTCATTCAATTTCATTTAGGTGTGGAGGGACAATTGAGTTTGCAGCGGGCTCACCAGATCGGGAAGGAGGTGGAGGCGAAGGTACTTAACATTTTTCCTCAAGCAGAGATTATTATTCACCATGACCCCATGGACAAAAACGAAGAGGATTCGGGAGGCAGGATTAATTTTTGA
- the mraZ gene encoding division/cell wall cluster transcriptional repressor MraZ, translated as MFRGITTLNLDAKGRLSIPAKHRRRLGTYCDGKVVVTIDLLDPCLQLYPLPEWEAVEQKLIALPSHNRQARYIKRQLIGHSVECELDSHGRILLPSELRVRADLKKNITLVGQGNKFELWDTGVWEQQMAEEETLAGEELARELALLAL; from the coding sequence TTGTTTCGAGGGATTACCACACTCAACCTGGATGCCAAAGGCCGGTTGTCCATACCAGCTAAACATCGTCGGCGTTTAGGGACCTATTGCGATGGCAAAGTCGTGGTGACGATTGATTTACTGGATCCCTGTTTGCAGTTATATCCCCTACCCGAGTGGGAAGCTGTAGAGCAGAAATTGATTGCCCTGCCGTCCCACAATCGTCAGGCCCGGTATATCAAACGTCAACTTATCGGTCATTCGGTGGAGTGTGAGCTCGATAGCCATGGCCGCATTCTGTTGCCGTCAGAGTTAAGAGTACGTGCAGACCTTAAGAAGAACATTACCTTAGTAGGACAGGGTAATAAGTTCGAACTTTGGGATACCGGGGTTTGGGAGCAGCAGATGGCAGAAGAGGAGACGTTAGCAGGGGAAGAGCTAGCCCGGGAACTGGCTCTACTAGCACTTTGA
- the rsmH gene encoding 16S rRNA (cytosine(1402)-N(4))-methyltransferase RsmH encodes MDEKETLTHQPVLLREVIQALAIRRDGLYVDATFGRGGHAQAILDALSSEGRLLGVDKDPEAIAAGRILAQQDRRFSIVQASIGELARVVAEQGWLKRVNGVLFDLGVSSPQLENAKRGFSFLQDGPLDMRMNPAVGQSAAEWLASATEKEIAAVLKTYGEERFCRRIARAIVQAREINPLTRTKQLAEVVAKANPSWEPGRHPATRSFQAIRIFINNELEELRAALEQAVTVLAVKGRLVVISFHSLEDRMVKRFFRQKSRGEDLPPDLPVMQDHFQASLQVLGKLIWPTPEEVSRNPRARSARLRVAEKPVH; translated from the coding sequence ATGGATGAAAAGGAGACCTTGACCCATCAGCCCGTGCTGTTGCGGGAGGTTATCCAGGCCTTGGCCATCCGCAGAGATGGCCTGTATGTGGATGCGACTTTTGGCCGTGGTGGGCATGCCCAAGCGATCTTGGATGCATTATCCAGCGAGGGGCGTCTGCTGGGTGTGGACAAGGATCCCGAGGCGATTGCCGCAGGTCGTATTTTAGCCCAGCAGGATAGGCGTTTTTCCATTGTTCAGGCGTCCATTGGGGAATTGGCACGGGTAGTGGCAGAACAGGGTTGGCTGAAAAGGGTAAACGGGGTGTTGTTTGATCTCGGTGTCTCCTCTCCTCAGCTTGAGAATGCCAAGCGAGGCTTTAGTTTTCTGCAGGATGGACCTTTGGATATGCGCATGAATCCGGCGGTAGGACAAAGTGCAGCCGAATGGCTGGCTAGCGCGACCGAAAAAGAGATCGCGGCGGTTCTCAAAACTTATGGAGAAGAACGTTTCTGTCGGCGCATTGCCCGGGCTATTGTTCAAGCCCGGGAAATCAACCCCCTGACTCGAACGAAACAACTGGCTGAGGTCGTGGCCAAGGCCAATCCAAGCTGGGAACCCGGCAGGCATCCTGCTACCCGGTCTTTCCAAGCAATACGTATTTTTATTAACAACGAGTTGGAGGAGTTACGCGCTGCCCTTGAGCAGGCGGTGACTGTCCTGGCCGTAAAGGGGCGTTTGGTAGTCATTAGTTTCCATTCTTTGGAAGATCGAATGGTCAAACGTTTCTTTAGGCAAAAGTCTCGAGGGGAGGATTTACCTCCAGATTTGCCGGTGATGCAGGACCATTTTCAGGCCAGTTTGCAAGTGCTGGGTAAGCTGATTTGGCCGACTCCCGAGGAAGTTTCTCGAAATCCGCGGGCCCGTAGCGCGCGACTACGGGTGGCGGAAAAACCGGTCCATTAG
- the ftsL gene encoding cell division protein FtsL: MTSLQWLLLGGLMVLVLGSGVSVVYVKHENRKLFMELQGLYKARDRLDDEWGRLLLEQSTLVGQGRVERLARERLEMVVPGPTEVVIIKL; encoded by the coding sequence ATGACATCGCTGCAGTGGCTGCTATTGGGGGGATTGATGGTATTGGTCTTAGGTTCGGGAGTATCTGTTGTTTATGTCAAACATGAGAACCGCAAATTGTTTATGGAATTACAAGGCCTTTATAAGGCAAGGGACCGATTGGATGATGAGTGGGGACGCTTGCTGCTGGAACAAAGCACCTTAGTTGGGCAAGGACGGGTAGAACGCTTGGCTCGGGAACGGCTTGAGATGGTGGTGCCGGGCCCGACTGAAGTCGTGATTATCAAACTATAA
- a CDS encoding peptidoglycan D,D-transpeptidase FtsI family protein, translating into MSRGRNKGYPARLGVVGLVFAVAAVGLAWRLVELQVFNRDFLRGEGEARHLRVVEVPAHRGMITDRHGEPLAVSTPVASVWFNPQLLREARERWPALAKAVGVSTAYLSRRIKEGGEREFVYLKRWVEPNVARQVQALDIPGVNLQSEYRRYYPAGSVAAHVVGFTNIDDRGQEGLELAFDKTLQGVPGKKRVIRDSRGRVVEDVENLRVPRPGQDLRLSIDLRLQYLAYRELKAAVRTHNARAGSLVILDVDTGEVLAMVNRPSYNPNDRSQLKSHLYRNRAVTDLFEPGSTIKPFTIGVALESGKYHPHTPIDTTPGYFRVGRHVIRDIRNYGRVDVSTVIKKSSNVGASKIALSLDSQRLWQGFAQAGLGASTASGFPGEAEGHLPDPFSFRQIEQATLAFGYGLSVTTLQLARAYAALGAGGELKPVSFLHREQAAGGRQVWSESTVSALLSMLEEVVSEGGTGERAHVPSYRVAGKTGTVKKAIRGGYADERYVSLFAGLIPASRPRLAAVVLIDEPQGKIYYGGQVAAPVFSRVMVGAMRLLNIAPDNLHPLRLAERENRG; encoded by the coding sequence ATGAGCCGAGGGCGCAATAAAGGTTATCCCGCTCGCTTGGGGGTGGTCGGCCTTGTTTTTGCCGTGGCTGCAGTAGGACTTGCCTGGCGCCTGGTCGAGTTGCAAGTATTCAACCGTGATTTCCTGCGGGGAGAGGGTGAGGCCCGCCATCTTCGAGTTGTGGAAGTCCCTGCCCATCGGGGCATGATTACCGATCGCCACGGTGAACCCTTGGCCGTGAGTACGCCCGTGGCTTCAGTATGGTTCAATCCCCAATTGTTGCGCGAAGCTAGGGAACGGTGGCCGGCCTTAGCGAAAGCGGTCGGTGTTTCTACGGCTTACCTGAGTCGCCGAATAAAAGAAGGGGGAGAGCGGGAGTTTGTTTACCTAAAGCGTTGGGTCGAGCCGAATGTAGCCCGGCAAGTACAAGCCTTGGATATCCCCGGCGTTAATCTCCAATCAGAATATCGGCGTTATTATCCTGCCGGGTCTGTGGCGGCCCATGTGGTGGGGTTTACGAATATCGATGATCGGGGGCAAGAAGGTTTAGAGTTGGCTTTTGACAAGACCCTGCAAGGGGTTCCTGGGAAAAAGCGGGTAATTCGGGACAGCCGTGGGCGGGTCGTGGAGGATGTGGAAAACCTGAGAGTCCCGCGACCGGGGCAGGATTTGCGCTTAAGCATTGATTTGCGGCTCCAGTATTTGGCCTATCGGGAGCTTAAAGCGGCAGTTCGGACCCACAATGCCCGCGCTGGCTCGTTGGTGATTTTGGATGTGGACACCGGCGAAGTTTTGGCGATGGTCAATCGGCCTTCTTATAACCCCAATGATCGTTCCCAGTTGAAAAGCCATTTGTATCGCAATCGTGCGGTCACCGATTTGTTTGAACCCGGTTCTACCATCAAGCCTTTCACCATAGGGGTAGCGCTAGAGTCAGGAAAATACCATCCCCATACTCCTATCGATACTACTCCCGGTTACTTCCGTGTAGGCCGTCACGTTATTCGTGACATTCGCAACTATGGTCGCGTGGATGTCAGCACTGTTATTAAGAAATCAAGTAACGTGGGTGCAAGCAAAATTGCCCTTAGTCTGGACTCTCAGCGACTCTGGCAGGGTTTTGCCCAGGCGGGACTAGGGGCCTCGACAGCCAGTGGTTTTCCCGGTGAAGCAGAAGGTCACTTGCCCGATCCCTTTTCTTTTCGCCAAATAGAGCAAGCCACGCTGGCCTTTGGCTACGGTCTTTCGGTGACCACATTACAGTTGGCGCGAGCCTATGCCGCGCTAGGAGCAGGAGGCGAGTTAAAGCCAGTCAGTTTTCTTCATCGGGAACAGGCCGCAGGCGGACGCCAGGTATGGTCCGAGAGTACGGTATCCGCCCTATTATCCATGCTAGAGGAGGTGGTGAGCGAGGGGGGGACGGGAGAACGAGCCCATGTTCCCAGCTACCGGGTGGCGGGCAAGACGGGCACGGTGAAGAAAGCGATTCGAGGAGGGTATGCCGATGAGCGGTATGTCTCCCTATTTGCCGGCCTTATCCCCGCAAGCCGCCCACGTCTGGCCGCCGTGGTGCTCATCGATGAACCTCAGGGGAAAATTTACTATGGGGGACAAGTCGCGGCGCCTGTTTTTTCTCGAGTCATGGTCGGGGCGATGCGGTTACTGAATATTGCGCCAGACAACTTGCATCCGCTGCGTTTAGCGGAGCGGGAAAATAGGGGATAA
- a CDS encoding UDP-N-acetylmuramoyl-L-alanyl-D-glutamate--2,6-diaminopimelate ligase has product METAEETAKEGQGTIMAESGDRSCWLSDLLAGLVSVGTAQDRRINRLSLDSRRVGPGTLFFACRGTRQSGHDYIGAAVGKGAVAVAYDPIIPLSSVVHAGLQAQDVPLIALPDLGARLGVIADRFYLRPSQQLCVMGVTGTNGKTSVSHFLAQALHQQEAPCGLIGTLGVGLMGALKPSQLTTPDAVTVQEQLAVTRAAGGRYAVMEVTSHALEQGRVNGVIFNTAIFTNLSREHLDYHGDMTRYGAAKFRLFGQPGLRHAVINVDDTAGEAFLAHLPAEVTVISYGLTNPQASLRVNELHCDRRGIVMNIQGPWGEGELICPLLGRFNAYNLLAALGGLLTTGMPFTEALQRLSQVQAVAGRMEPMGGAAGEPLLVVDYAHTPDALEQALCSLRAHLEPGARLWCVFGCGGNRDRGKRPLMGAVAERWADFVMLTDDNPRDEDPRQIIIEILSGMEAPDRVYQLRDRAEAISRAVELAGSKDIVLIAGKGHEEYQQVGTEQRPFSDREQAQQALQQRRRGLC; this is encoded by the coding sequence ATGGAAACGGCGGAGGAAACGGCAAAAGAAGGACAGGGGACGATAATGGCGGAGTCTGGCGATCGGAGTTGCTGGTTAAGCGATTTGCTGGCGGGGCTGGTGTCTGTCGGAACAGCCCAGGACCGGCGGATTAATCGCTTGTCTCTAGATAGCCGCCGAGTCGGTCCAGGGACGCTATTTTTTGCTTGCCGAGGAACGCGGCAGTCGGGCCACGACTATATCGGCGCCGCTGTGGGTAAGGGGGCTGTGGCGGTCGCCTATGATCCGATCATTCCCCTTTCCTCCGTTGTTCACGCGGGGCTACAAGCCCAAGATGTCCCTCTAATTGCCCTGCCTGATTTGGGCGCTAGGCTGGGGGTGATTGCTGATCGGTTTTACCTTCGGCCGTCGCAACAGCTCTGTGTCATGGGGGTGACGGGCACCAACGGTAAGACTTCCGTCAGCCATTTTTTAGCCCAAGCCCTTCACCAGCAGGAGGCTCCTTGCGGGCTAATAGGGACCCTCGGTGTGGGCTTGATGGGTGCCCTTAAACCTAGCCAACTGACCACTCCAGATGCCGTGACCGTGCAGGAACAATTGGCGGTAACGAGGGCTGCCGGGGGCCGTTATGCGGTGATGGAGGTTACCTCCCACGCCCTGGAGCAAGGGCGGGTCAATGGGGTGATTTTTAATACCGCTATCTTTACCAACTTAAGCCGTGAGCATCTTGATTATCATGGCGATATGACCCGCTATGGGGCTGCCAAGTTTCGACTCTTTGGGCAGCCTGGATTACGCCATGCCGTCATCAATGTGGATGATACCGCAGGGGAGGCGTTTTTAGCCCACCTTCCTGCCGAGGTCACCGTTATCAGCTATGGATTGACCAATCCCCAGGCCAGCCTTCGGGTCAATGAACTCCATTGTGATCGCCGCGGCATCGTTATGAACATTCAAGGACCCTGGGGGGAAGGCGAGTTGATTTGTCCCTTACTGGGCCGCTTCAACGCTTATAACCTCCTTGCTGCCCTGGGTGGTTTATTGACTACGGGGATGCCGTTTACCGAGGCGTTGCAGCGCCTTTCCCAAGTCCAGGCAGTTGCGGGACGCATGGAGCCCATGGGGGGGGCGGCAGGGGAGCCTTTATTGGTTGTGGACTATGCCCATACCCCGGATGCCCTAGAGCAGGCTTTGTGCTCTTTGCGGGCACACTTAGAGCCGGGGGCACGGTTATGGTGTGTCTTCGGTTGCGGGGGGAATCGGGATCGGGGTAAACGTCCCTTGATGGGGGCAGTGGCTGAACGTTGGGCTGATTTTGTGATGCTGACCGACGACAATCCCCGGGATGAGGACCCCCGCCAAATTATTATTGAGATTCTTTCGGGCATGGAGGCGCCGGATAGGGTGTACCAGCTCAGGGACCGGGCTGAGGCGATCAGTCGCGCCGTGGAATTGGCAGGGTCTAAGGATATCGTGCTTATTGCGGGAAAAGGGCACGAGGAATATCAGCAAGTCGGTACCGAGCAGCGCCCCTTTAGCGACCGGGAGCAAGCGCAGCAGGCGTTGCAGCAGCGGAGGAGAGGGCTGTGCTGA
- a CDS encoding UDP-N-acetylmuramoyl-tripeptide--D-alanyl-D-alanine ligase translates to MGRGFAMGLAELTPVVQGRLQGEDVVAQGVSTDTRSMTPGALFVALKGQNFDGHAFVAQAREKGASAALLEQTIEDSLPQVEVADARTALGQLATYWRQRFEHPVVAVTGSNGKTTVKEMIASVLGGAGSVLATQGNLNNDIGVPLTLLGLDPSHRFAVIEMGANQPSEIGYLSCLVRPQVALITNAGPAHLDGFGDLKGVARAKGEIFQGVNPGGVAVLNADDPHFSYWRDLAGELPVIGFGLTQSAEVTAHHLAAHSEGSRFTLVTPVGKTPVQLSLPGRHNVLNALAASAVAIALGLDRDQISAALAALPSIPGRLQIRRGAGGMRLLDDTYNANPASLKAALELLAEFPGERFLVLGDFAELGEEAAPLHRMMGKQARAAGVNRLYTLGHLSALAAEAFGQEALHFFEQQSLLAALREEQRPNVTMLVKGSRCMRMEQIVAALGSDRDND, encoded by the coding sequence ATGGGGCGAGGGTTTGCCATGGGCCTAGCGGAGCTTACCCCGGTAGTCCAGGGACGGTTGCAGGGGGAGGATGTGGTGGCCCAGGGGGTCAGTACCGATACGCGTTCCATGACACCAGGGGCCTTGTTTGTGGCGTTAAAGGGGCAGAATTTTGACGGCCATGCTTTTGTTGCCCAAGCGCGAGAGAAGGGCGCTAGTGCTGCTTTGTTGGAACAAACCATAGAAGATTCCCTACCCCAGGTTGAGGTTGCGGATGCTCGGACCGCCCTAGGCCAGTTGGCTACCTATTGGCGCCAACGTTTTGAGCATCCCGTCGTTGCGGTGACCGGCAGTAACGGCAAGACGACGGTAAAGGAAATGATAGCCTCGGTCTTGGGTGGGGCGGGCTCTGTACTGGCAACCCAAGGCAATTTGAACAATGACATCGGTGTTCCCCTGACTTTATTAGGACTCGATCCAAGCCATCGTTTTGCCGTCATCGAAATGGGCGCTAACCAGCCTAGCGAGATTGGCTATCTGAGTTGTTTGGTGCGCCCCCAGGTGGCCCTGATTACTAATGCTGGGCCGGCCCATTTAGATGGGTTTGGCGATCTCAAGGGGGTGGCTCGAGCTAAGGGGGAGATTTTCCAGGGGGTGAATCCGGGGGGCGTGGCGGTACTTAACGCCGATGATCCTCATTTTAGCTATTGGCGGGACTTGGCGGGTGAGTTGCCAGTGATAGGGTTTGGATTGACCCAGTCAGCGGAGGTGACGGCCCATCATTTAGCAGCCCATTCTGAGGGCAGTCGCTTCACTCTAGTGACCCCGGTAGGTAAGACCCCAGTGCAGTTATCCCTGCCCGGACGGCACAACGTCCTCAATGCCCTCGCGGCCAGCGCCGTGGCGATTGCCTTGGGATTGGATCGGGATCAGATTAGCGCGGCTTTGGCGGCTTTGCCCTCGATTCCAGGGCGGTTGCAGATCCGTCGCGGAGCCGGGGGGATGCGCCTACTGGATGATACTTACAACGCCAATCCAGCCTCTCTTAAAGCAGCGCTGGAGCTGTTGGCTGAATTTCCAGGGGAGCGCTTCCTGGTGCTTGGAGATTTTGCCGAGCTAGGGGAGGAAGCTGCTCCATTGCATCGAATGATGGGAAAACAAGCCCGAGCAGCGGGTGTGAATCGACTTTATACCCTGGGCCATTTGAGTGCTTTGGCAGCGGAAGCTTTTGGCCAGGAGGCGCTGCATTTTTTCGAGCAGCAGTCATTACTCGCGGCTTTGCGAGAGGAGCAACGCCCGAATGTGACTATGCTGGTAAAGGGATCTCGATGTATGCGCATGGAACAAATAGTCGCGGCCTTGGGTAGCGACAGGGATAACGATTAG